Proteins from one Deinococcus planocerae genomic window:
- a CDS encoding alpha-amylase family glycosyl hydrolase: MKRFQLVGRVGAVTALTLSLSACGLFNPPGQGTGARDWRDDVIYFAMTDRFANGNAANDDGANQNEGDRADRTNPLGWHGGDFAGLKAKIEEGYFKRMGFTAIWVSPVVVQVPAIPVNDGPNQGKPFAGYHGYWAEDFFKVDPHFGTLAEYKALIETAHRNNIKIIQDVVVNHAGYDATLTRTHPEWFHTQAECDASTNKEVDCPLAGLPDFKQELPEVTKYLNDFVTYWRDQTGIDGLRIDTMKHVPDSYWRQFFAAGGAGDPTKLWSVGEVFDGNPARLAHFMNDLGSPSVFDFALYFAVKDQLSSAGGDLGRLADVFAQDGVYQDPTRLTTFVDNHDVRRFVSEVQGRGGTPAQAAERLDLALSLLYTSRGTPSVYQGTEIAQPGLGDPYNYVLGQGNREDMNFAALGQSTLDERLAALAAARSKFRVLTRGAQQELWRPNGGAPIFAYRRVAQGGEGGQPVVVVMNNGDTPVDLATLGGGGIPLLGTFGAGALTEITGRASGLSIVGGRLVGTVPARSALAVTAPAGSGGSGTVNPGLPEVTGLSARAGDNAVQLTWTASTDASVTGYRVYARSGSGRERLLNFAPLPKDQTTYLASGVTNDVETTFRVVTVDAQGAESRGASVKATPSSKNTARVTFTVDARSQGNGPIELRRFDTGSQVEYPMTQVSRGIWKTEIDLPLFREVKFKFGNDGPGARNSGYEGPGQGDRSYVVGTNNSYSGTYDFISQPVPPTIEGRVTGAGSPLGAALVTATTASPDLNYAITFSDGTYTLFAPAGTQTLGATAEGYAEATRQATSPGTGADFDLTRAAQGGPVVGKYTLDGDLSDWTAPKVNAQSPGAGVFGPDNNWLSLLADSDGQYLYLAYTYRVSGNSAILYLDTGAGGAAQADTFEAWKQAATFGGGMAGADAFVARYENQPAQLRLVQGDTATPEVATTAYSIATRGTLPAQTVELAIPWAALGLSGPPAGGVNVVGGIFGGAGYGAGDIIPDAGSTPPGANTIGTEAESRRATFTAPLNVR; this comes from the coding sequence ATGAAACGCTTCCAACTGGTGGGGCGCGTCGGCGCCGTCACGGCCCTCACGCTGTCTCTGTCCGCCTGTGGCCTCTTCAACCCGCCGGGGCAGGGAACGGGCGCGCGCGACTGGCGTGATGACGTCATCTACTTCGCCATGACCGACCGCTTCGCCAACGGGAACGCGGCGAACGACGACGGGGCGAACCAGAATGAGGGCGACCGCGCCGACCGCACCAATCCGCTCGGGTGGCACGGGGGCGATTTCGCGGGGCTGAAGGCGAAAATCGAGGAGGGCTACTTCAAGAGGATGGGCTTCACGGCGATCTGGGTGAGCCCGGTCGTCGTGCAGGTGCCCGCCATTCCCGTCAACGACGGTCCGAACCAGGGCAAGCCCTTCGCGGGATATCACGGCTACTGGGCCGAGGACTTTTTCAAGGTCGATCCGCACTTCGGCACGCTCGCCGAGTACAAGGCCCTGATCGAGACGGCACACCGCAACAACATCAAGATCATTCAGGACGTCGTGGTCAACCACGCGGGCTACGACGCCACCCTGACCAGGACGCACCCCGAGTGGTTCCACACCCAGGCCGAGTGCGACGCGAGCACGAACAAGGAGGTCGACTGCCCCCTGGCGGGCCTGCCCGACTTCAAGCAGGAGTTGCCGGAGGTCACCAAGTACCTCAACGACTTCGTGACGTACTGGCGGGATCAGACGGGCATCGACGGGTTGCGGATCGACACGATGAAGCATGTGCCCGACAGCTACTGGCGGCAGTTCTTCGCCGCGGGCGGGGCGGGCGACCCCACGAAACTCTGGTCGGTCGGCGAGGTGTTCGACGGCAACCCGGCGCGGCTGGCGCACTTCATGAACGACCTCGGCTCGCCGAGCGTGTTCGACTTCGCGCTGTACTTCGCGGTCAAGGACCAGCTTTCGAGCGCTGGGGGCGACCTGGGCCGCCTCGCGGACGTGTTCGCGCAAGACGGCGTGTACCAGGACCCCACCCGCCTGACGACCTTCGTGGACAACCACGACGTGCGGCGGTTCGTGAGCGAGGTGCAAGGGCGCGGCGGCACCCCGGCGCAGGCCGCCGAACGCCTCGACCTCGCGCTGAGCCTGCTCTACACGTCGCGCGGCACCCCCAGCGTCTACCAGGGCACCGAGATCGCGCAACCCGGGCTGGGGGACCCCTACAACTACGTGCTCGGGCAGGGCAACCGCGAGGACATGAATTTCGCGGCCCTCGGGCAGAGCACGCTCGACGAGCGCCTCGCCGCGCTCGCCGCCGCCCGGTCCAAGTTCCGGGTCCTGACCCGCGGCGCCCAGCAGGAGCTGTGGCGTCCCAACGGCGGAGCGCCCATCTTCGCCTACCGCCGGGTGGCGCAGGGCGGCGAGGGCGGCCAGCCCGTCGTCGTCGTGATGAACAACGGGGACACGCCCGTGGACCTCGCCACGCTGGGTGGGGGCGGCATTCCGCTGCTCGGCACCTTCGGGGCTGGGGCGCTGACCGAGATCACCGGGCGGGCCAGCGGCCTCTCCATTGTCGGCGGCAGGCTCGTCGGCACGGTGCCTGCCCGCAGCGCCCTCGCGGTGACGGCCCCGGCGGGGAGCGGCGGGTCGGGCACAGTCAACCCCGGCCTCCCCGAGGTCACGGGCCTGAGCGCGCGGGCCGGGGACAACGCCGTGCAGCTCACGTGGACGGCCTCCACCGACGCCAGCGTGACGGGCTACCGCGTCTACGCGCGTTCGGGGAGCGGGCGGGAGCGGCTGCTCAACTTCGCGCCGCTGCCCAAAGACCAGACGACCTACCTCGCCTCGGGTGTCACGAACGACGTGGAGACGACCTTCCGGGTGGTCACGGTGGACGCCCAGGGGGCGGAGAGCCGGGGGGCGAGCGTCAAGGCCACACCGAGCAGCAAGAACACCGCCCGGGTGACGTTCACCGTGGACGCCCGCAGCCAGGGGAACGGGCCCATCGAACTTCGCCGCTTCGACACGGGCTCGCAGGTCGAGTACCCGATGACCCAGGTCAGCCGCGGCATCTGGAAGACCGAGATCGACCTCCCCCTCTTCCGCGAGGTGAAGTTCAAGTTCGGCAACGACGGTCCCGGCGCCCGGAACAGCGGCTACGAGGGCCCCGGCCAGGGCGACCGCTCGTACGTGGTGGGGACGAACAACAGCTACAGCGGCACCTACGACTTCATCAGCCAGCCCGTGCCGCCCACCATCGAGGGGCGGGTCACGGGAGCGGGCAGCCCGTTGGGCGCGGCGCTCGTCACCGCGACGACGGCCAGCCCCGACCTGAACTACGCGATCACCTTCTCCGACGGCACCTACACCCTCTTCGCCCCGGCGGGCACGCAGACCCTGGGGGCGACGGCGGAGGGCTACGCCGAGGCGACCCGGCAGGCGACCTCGCCGGGGACGGGAGCCGACTTCGACCTCACCCGCGCCGCGCAGGGCGGGCCGGTCGTCGGCAAGTACACCCTCGACGGCGACCTGAGCGACTGGACGGCGCCCAAGGTGAACGCGCAGAGCCCGGGTGCGGGCGTCTTCGGCCCCGACAACAACTGGCTGAGCCTGCTCGCCGACAGCGACGGGCAGTACCTCTACCTCGCCTACACCTACCGGGTGTCGGGCAACAGCGCCATCCTTTATCTCGACACCGGGGCGGGCGGCGCAGCGCAGGCCGACACTTTCGAGGCCTGGAAGCAGGCGGCGACCTTCGGCGGGGGGATGGCGGGGGCGGACGCCTTCGTCGCCCGGTATGAGAACCAGCCCGCCCAACTGCGGCTGGTGCAGGGGGACACCGCCACGCCGGAGGTCGCCACGACCGCCTACTCCATCGCCACCCGGGGCACCCTACCGGCTCAGACGGTCGAGCTGGCGATTCCCTGGGCGGCGCTGGGGCTGAGCGGCCCGCCCGCGGGCGGGGTCAACGTGGTGGGCGGCATCTTCGGCGGGGCCGGGTACGGGGCGGGCGACATCATCCCCGACGCGGGCAGCACGCCCCCCGGCGCGAACACCATCGGGACGGAGGCGGAGAGTCGGCGCGCGACTTTCACGGCCCCCCTCAACGTGAGGTAA
- a CDS encoding type III pantothenate kinase — protein MPPAFPLLAVDIGNTSTVLGLAEEGLNLTHTWRVRTNRDVLPDDLALQLHGLFTLAGARPPRAAVLSSVAPPVGQNYALALRRHFGVEPFEVSAASLPDVRVELDQPDAIGADRLCNLFGAERYLGTHEYAVVVDFGTSTNFDVIGRGRRFVGGILATGAQVSADALFARAAKLPRIALEAPQSAIGKNTVHALQSGLVYGYAEMVDGLLRRIRAELPGPAVAVATGGFARTVEGICREIDHYDETLTLRGLVELWASRERVGS, from the coding sequence GTGCCCCCTGCCTTCCCCCTGCTCGCCGTGGACATCGGCAACACGAGCACCGTCTTGGGGCTCGCCGAAGAGGGCCTGAACCTCACCCACACCTGGCGCGTGCGGACCAACCGGGACGTGCTCCCCGACGACCTCGCCCTGCAACTCCACGGCCTGTTCACCCTGGCGGGTGCGCGGCCCCCCCGCGCCGCCGTCCTGAGCAGCGTGGCGCCCCCGGTGGGCCAGAACTATGCGCTCGCCCTGCGCCGTCACTTCGGGGTCGAGCCCTTCGAGGTCTCCGCCGCCAGCCTCCCCGACGTGCGGGTGGAACTCGACCAGCCCGACGCCATCGGTGCCGACCGGTTGTGCAACCTCTTCGGGGCCGAGCGGTACCTGGGCACACACGAGTACGCCGTCGTCGTGGACTTCGGCACGAGCACCAACTTCGACGTGATCGGGCGGGGCCGCCGCTTCGTCGGGGGCATCCTCGCCACGGGCGCCCAGGTCAGCGCCGACGCCTTGTTCGCCCGCGCCGCCAAGTTGCCCCGCATCGCTCTCGAAGCTCCGCAATCGGCCATCGGCAAGAACACCGTCCACGCCCTGCAATCGGGCCTCGTCTACGGCTACGCCGAGATGGTGGACGGCCTGTTGCGCCGCATCCGCGCCGAGCTGCCGGGCCCCGCCGTCGCCGTCGCCACCGGGGGCTTTGCCCGCACCGTGGAAGGCATCTGCCGCGAGATCGATCACTATGACGAGACGCTGACCCTGCGCGGGCTGGTGGAATTGTGGGCGAGCCGGGAGCGGGTCGGGAGCTGA
- a CDS encoding DUF47 domain-containing protein, with protein MVLSRFMPKNPQFSAKFAEAARNAHATAQALVDLLENYTDVEAKVRRVRDLEHEGDRITGEITNMLASSFIVPFDREDIISLNSELDDLVDDMEDAARKLSLYGIERPLPEMARLARVVERQCALLAQGMPLIEDSGRLQELAGLARQIRQLEDEGDTISDEVQRQLYVGVTDVPGMIRAMRGGEIVNLIEDASDQAQRVAKTVESILLKNA; from the coding sequence ATGGTGCTGTCAAGATTCATGCCGAAAAACCCGCAGTTCAGCGCGAAATTCGCCGAGGCTGCCCGCAACGCTCACGCCACCGCCCAAGCCCTGGTGGACCTGCTGGAGAACTACACCGACGTGGAGGCCAAGGTGAGGCGGGTGCGCGACCTCGAACACGAGGGCGACCGCATCACGGGCGAGATCACCAACATGCTCGCCTCGTCCTTCATCGTGCCCTTCGACCGCGAGGACATCATCTCGCTGAACAGCGAACTCGACGACCTCGTGGACGACATGGAGGACGCCGCGCGCAAGCTCAGCCTCTATGGGATCGAGCGCCCCCTGCCCGAGATGGCCCGTCTCGCCCGGGTGGTCGAGCGGCAGTGCGCGCTGCTGGCCCAGGGGATGCCATTGATCGAGGACTCGGGCCGCCTCCAGGAACTCGCCGGGCTGGCGCGGCAAATTCGCCAGCTCGAGGACGAGGGCGACACCATCAGCGACGAGGTGCAGCGTCAGCTCTACGTGGGCGTCACCGACGTACCGGGCATGATCCGGGCGATGCGCGGCGGCGAGATCGTGAATCTCATCGAGGACGCCTCCGACCAGGCGCAGCGGGTGGCGAAGACCGTCGAGAGCATCCTGCTCAAGAACGCCTGA
- a CDS encoding inorganic phosphate transporter has protein sequence MEAALIGFVVIIALALAFDFINGFHDTANAIATSVATKVLTPAQAIAMAAILNVVGALAGTAVAKTIATDIVPQQFATLGLTGAALLSAILWNLFTWWRGLPSSSSHALIFSLVGAGVAAGGWGIIIPRGVQKTLTGLVSSPVLGFLVPIVFMALLSWLVLRLMRPRTVTRTFRWLQIGSAAFMAFSHGGNDAQKAMGIMTFALSAYLGTQVGEVPLWIILSAAAAMGLGTAMGGWRIIKTMGFKVVDLKPVDGFVAEASAAAIIVGATHLGIPVSTTHTISTSIMGVGTTKGFKKVKWQVAGRIVQAWIFTIPVCIALGWAIHKLMLLTLGI, from the coding sequence ATGGAAGCAGCCCTGATCGGTTTCGTCGTCATCATCGCGCTGGCGCTCGCCTTCGACTTCATCAACGGCTTTCACGACACCGCCAACGCCATCGCCACCTCGGTCGCCACCAAAGTGCTCACCCCCGCGCAGGCCATCGCCATGGCCGCGATCCTGAACGTGGTCGGGGCGCTGGCGGGCACGGCGGTCGCCAAGACCATCGCCACCGACATCGTGCCGCAGCAGTTCGCCACCCTGGGCCTGACGGGCGCCGCACTCCTGAGCGCGATTCTATGGAACCTCTTCACGTGGTGGAGGGGGCTGCCGAGCAGTTCCAGCCACGCCCTGATCTTCAGCCTGGTGGGGGCGGGGGTCGCGGCGGGCGGCTGGGGCATCATCATTCCCCGCGGCGTGCAGAAGACGCTGACGGGGCTGGTGAGCAGCCCGGTGCTGGGCTTCCTGGTGCCCATCGTGTTCATGGCGCTGCTCTCGTGGCTGGTGCTGCGCCTGATGCGCCCGCGCACGGTCACGCGCACCTTCCGCTGGCTCCAGATCGGCTCGGCGGCCTTTATGGCTTTCTCGCACGGCGGCAACGACGCGCAAAAGGCGATGGGGATCATGACCTTCGCGCTGAGCGCCTACCTGGGCACCCAGGTCGGGGAGGTGCCGCTGTGGATCATCCTCTCGGCGGCGGCGGCGATGGGCCTGGGCACCGCGATGGGCGGCTGGCGCATCATCAAGACGATGGGCTTCAAGGTCGTGGACCTCAAACCCGTGGACGGCTTCGTCGCCGAGGCGAGCGCCGCCGCCATCATCGTGGGGGCCACCCACCTGGGCATCCCGGTGAGCACGACCCACACCATCAGCACCTCGATCATGGGCGTGGGCACCACCAAGGGCTTCAAGAAGGTGAAGTGGCAGGTCGCCGGGCGCATCGTGCAGGCGTGGATCTTCACCATTCCGGTGTGCATCGCGCTGGGCTGGGCGATTCACAAGCTGATGCTGCTGACGCTGGGGATTTGA